The genomic stretch ACAAATACTTAGCGGCTTAGGAAAAACAATCTAGTTTTCTAGTTTCCATTATGTTAGTATATGATTCTTATGTATGTGTTCTTGCCTCAGTAGTAGCAAAGTAATCATATGGCAAGGAATTGATACCAAACCCCACATTTGTTTCATAGATATGTTAGTTATATGGTGAACAATATAGATGGCActgaaagagagggaaagagaTATATAAACCTGAGACCACTAAAAGCAAAGATGTGCTAAGCAATAACGTGGAGCCTTCTGCAATAGCCTTCATCTTTTCACTGCTCAATAAAGACTTCCCTTATTTTAAGGTTATTAtaaggtatatatatatttgaatcTAATCCAATTGTCTAAGAAGAACAAATGCTGGTTTTAGCACCAAATCCAACGAATGAGTATAGGCCAATAAGAGAATGTCACATGATATGACATATCTTAAGCAATGTCAGGTGCTCACTGTCACAcaaatacaaaacaaaattctttGGTAGATTTTGAAAGTGTTTATACATGAAAATTTTATAATGACTTTTGCATGTCCTGTAAACACTACTGGCAGGAAAGCATCATGGAGTACTGAAATTGTAAAAAAAGTTTATGCATATATTTAGAGGCCAAAAAGACTTCATATTACCATGATCAAGATCATTTTGGGGACTACTTTCAATCTCAAATTTGAATTCCTGATAACAGATGCTCCACTTATATATTCATCTGTTTGACCAGTGTTGAGATTAAAGCAATCATTGATGAGAACCAAACAAGATAACCTTTTGTTACCAGTAGTCGCCACAAGAACATTCACCGTTTTTAAAATGGTGAAACCTCTTCCTATCTCTCACTACTATCTCTCGCTTGACTACTCTGGATATAAACTTGAATGCATTATGGCAATCCCCGCATATCCTCAAGTTTTTGAAAACACGAATCGGAGCTCCTGGAGAAATTTTCATAATTCCATAAACAACAGCAAGTTTTTCACTATGAGTAGACAAGGCATATTCTTTATGTTCAGATTCCATATCGTGTAATACAAACTTCGTATCAGGAACATAGCCCAACTTCCTCATTTCAATTACGAGTTGCTCTAGATATCTGTACACTGATAGTACCTCAGGATGAACAGCATCATCAACCAAAAAGACATGGACCATGTTTTCAACCACGATCCAACTACAACCAGGTTCCTTCTTCACCCCTCGTTCTTTCATTAATTTCCTCACCCTGGCCACTTCATCCCACTGACCTAAAGTGGCATACATATTGGACAGGATTATGTAGGTTCCATCATGCTGTGGCATTAGCTCAAAGAGTTGCTCAGCAACTTGAATTCCTAAATCAATATTCCCGTGAATCCGGCAACCAGCAAGAAGAGCCTCCCAAATAGGTGCACCGGGCTCAAAAGGCATTGATTCAGTTACACTCTTTGCTTCTAAGAACATACCGGCACGACATAATAAATCAATCAAACGAGCATAATGATCCTCTCCTGGGGTTATACCATAAGAAGTACACATTGTATCAAAATAATGACGCCCCTCTTTGACCAAACCTGCATGGCTACAAGCAGAAAGAATTGTGAGAAAAGTTATCCTATCAGGTAATATTTCTTCCTTCAACATCTGTTCATAAAGTTGAATGGCTTCGACACCCCTTCCATGTTGTGCAAGAGCTGCAATCATGGCATTCCAAGATACTGAATCTACATAAGGCATTGTGAGGAACACATCATAGGCAGATTCAACAAGACCACATCTTGCATACATTGTAATCAATGCATTGCTGGCAGAGAGGCTTGAGTCATGTCCCAAACGGAGTAGCTGAGAATGCAGTTGCTGTCCATTGTCTAATGATCCAAGAACAGCACACGACGTAATTGCTCCTGCATATGCATAATCACATGGCTCCAGTCCCTCTAACTTCATCTGGTTGAATAACTTCAAACCTTCTTCTCCAAAACCATTTTGTGCTAAGCCCGATATCATCACTGTCCATGCCAGGGGACTCCTCTCTGGCATCTCCTTGAAAATGGAGTTAGCTTCCTCAATGTGCCGAGCATTCACACAGGCAGACAAAATTGAATTCCAAGAAATTAGATCTCTTATGGGCATCTTGTTAAAAATTTCCTTTGCCTCAACCAATTTACCATGTTTAGTGTAGAACGTAATTAGGGCATTATTTACCGACAAAATAAAATGTTCTGAAGGTTGTAATTCTGTTCTGAGAATGTAAGCATGCACCTGTCTTCCTAACCTGAACAATCCAGCATTAGAAGTAGCACTAATTATACTAGTGTAAGCATACTCGTCCAACTTAATGCCCATGGATTGCATTTTCCTGAACAACTCAAATGCTTCATCATAAAGCCCATGATGCACATAACCAGATATCATGGCATTCCAAACAACAACTATCTTTTCAGTCATCCCATCGAGAAGCTTGCGCCCCGCACAAAGATCACCATTCCTTACATACCCAGCAACAATAGTGGTCCATGACAATTCATCCCTCTCTTCCATCTCGTCAAACAACGTCCTAGAAGCAGCCATCACCGATGAAGACACCACCAATGGTGAACTCGCACAATTCACATACGCACTCATCAAAGCATTGCATACCGACACCACACACCCCACTCCCCACTTAATCACCTCACAATGCAGCTGCTGGCAGTGTCTCTCCTCATCCGCTATCAACGAAAGTGCACTTAGCACACTTGCAAAAGTAAATGGATCTGGCACAAACCCCTCCACCCTCATTTCTTTATAGAGCCTAACAGCAGAATGCCCATCACGATTACGTGAATAAGCAGTTATCATAGAATTATAACTAACTGTATCTCTAATTCTCAAAGGGGTGGCATAAAACACCTCCTTAGCAAGCCTTATGTTACCCATAGAAGAGTACGCCGCAACCAGAGTGGTTCTAGCAGCAATATCTGGTTTGGGAATTTCATCAAACAGTTGGCGGGCATAACAAATATTTGAAGACTTGCAATACACATCAATGAGACGGTTGAGGATGAAAGTGGATGGCCTAAAGCCAGAGGTAAGAATGTGAGCGTGGACGGCACGTGCTAGTATCTGGGTGATGGGGGTGCGGCTGAGTTGGACCATGTAATGACTGGCCAGTATGCGAGGGTCCATGCTGGAACCTGGAAGTGTGGTTGATGATTATGGCGAATGATGATTTGGAATGGAGATTTGAATGCAAGTTGCTTTGGCATAATTATTAGATGGTGCGTTTCTCAGTAGTGTCTAATAAGGGAATAATTGTGGGCAAGTTGAACAATGAACATCTATGCTAATGTCAATGTTATGTTGACACTACCACAGAAACGGAAGTTTGCCACGAAAATTTAGCCACGTATTGATAGGAGTGACAAATTCAATTTAGCGTGGCCGAAATTAGACACCAAATTGTGCTTTTCTGATCTGTGCTGAGTTTCGTGTTTGTTGTTGTGTTGGACTGACTGATATTTGTGTTCTTttgttgttttgaatttgatgatgatACGATGAATTGGGCGCGAGACGTTAAGCAGAGGATTTAAGGATCAAATTTATGACGTGTATAGGTATCTGCCACCAGAGCTATTTAGGTATTTGTTTGGAATGGAATtttcagtttaaattttatatatactatATCACTATTCCTTTCTTGTTGTTAAGTCGGTATGACTTTTTTGGTTGAATCTAAATACAATGATGATTGTACCCATAACGTTAAAATGATTTATTAATATCAAATggaaaaaatatatgtttagTTAGTGGCACAATGGTATATTTGACCCATTCAACAAGCCTCACTTAGTGATGAAATGCTTTgttagttttttctttttttctatatagGCTATATGGCTTCATGTGTGTACATGAGGACAATGAAGCAAGCCAAGCCAATAATATTGCTAGACAAAATAGTTTCAATGATTTACCAGTATAAGAGTTGTAAGAACAATAGAGAATGAACAAGAAATTGGTTTATGCAGTGAAAGGTTtgtgaatggaaaacaaagaaGGTAACGTGTAAAGAAAACTGAAGTGTGTATTACACTATTACTTATTATCCAACTTAAAATCCTGAGTACTTGTACAATCACATATATGTATAGTAGCTTTAGACTCCTGAGAGAGAGTTTATACAGAATAATAGATTCTCTAGCAACTCTCATAACTAACTATTTCTAACTATAACTAACTAATTTCCCTAATACCCCCCTCAAACTGAGGTACGATTTGGCACGTATCCTCAGTTTGTTGCGAAACCTATCAAGGAGGGTAAGGACAGAGGTTTTGTGAGAAGGTCTGCAATTTGGTCATATAATGGAATATGCATGACGTATAGTTACTTTTCGTTAACGAGATCACGAAGAAATTAAAGTGGCGAAGTAAATCCATAGCATATTTTGTGACTACAAGACTCCCATTCTCCAAGTATGTTGCTTCAAGgccaagaaaaaaattgaatttccCCAGATCTTTCAAAGAAAATACAGCATGCAATTGAGTGACTAATGTATCAATTTCTTGAGCATTACTACCTGTGACAATGATATCGTCAACATAGactaacatatatataattgaagATGAAGATTGCTTGACAAACAGGGAAATATCAGATTTGGTATTGTGAAAACCAAAGCGTTGTAGAGAAGCACTTAGTGTCTGAAACCAAGCTCTCGGAGCTTGTTTTAGACCATAGATTTCTCTATTCAACTTACAAACAAGAGAGCTGTTCTGAGAATACCCTTGTGGATGTAACATGTAGACTGTTTCATCAAGCTTGTCATTGAGGAAGGCATTATCAAAGTCGAACTGTCTCAATGTCCAACCAAGAGAGATGGCAATGGACAAAACTATTCTAACTGTGGTGGGGCGCACAACTGGGCTATACATCTGCTCATCAATCCCTTCATGTTGATGAAATCCCTTACCAACCAGCCTTGATTTATATCAAATAATGTCTCCATTTTGATTTCTTTTGATGGTGAACATCCATTTGTTGCCAATAATTGTAGAACGGAAATGtttggtaacaaaaaaaatttagccAAAATCAGTCAGAACTCAGAAGTTGTCTTATTTAGCATTCATTAAATGGCAAGGATTTATAGCCCTCAAGCCATGCCAACCAATAAGACCTATCTGTTCTGCCTTTCGGCTCACTTAACTACAGGGATTTCTATCCATATGAAAGCAGGTGTGAACTCCGACCTTCCCCTCTAGCCTAGCCAACTGTATGTAATGGTTTGAGCCAGCTTCCTCCATAGACAAGATCCTTTTTGGGAGGAGGGAGGATACCATAGAGGAAAGAGCTTTCTTTAAAATGCATTTCAAAATTGGCATTGAGTGAGTTAGTTACAATGGTGGCATTCCCCGCATTCA from Arachis stenosperma cultivar V10309 chromosome 9, arast.V10309.gnm1.PFL2, whole genome shotgun sequence encodes the following:
- the LOC130947446 gene encoding pentatricopeptide repeat-containing protein At1g25360, producing MDPRILASHYMVQLSRTPITQILARAVHAHILTSGFRPSTFILNRLIDVYCKSSNICYARQLFDEIPKPDIAARTTLVAAYSSMGNIRLAKEVFYATPLRIRDTVSYNSMITAYSRNRDGHSAVRLYKEMRVEGFVPDPFTFASVLSALSLIADEERHCQQLHCEVIKWGVGCVVSVCNALMSAYVNCASSPLVVSSSVMAASRTLFDEMEERDELSWTTIVAGYVRNGDLCAGRKLLDGMTEKIVVVWNAMISGYVHHGLYDEAFELFRKMQSMGIKLDEYAYTSIISATSNAGLFRLGRQVHAYILRTELQPSEHFILSVNNALITFYTKHGKLVEAKEIFNKMPIRDLISWNSILSACVNARHIEEANSIFKEMPERSPLAWTVMISGLAQNGFGEEGLKLFNQMKLEGLEPCDYAYAGAITSCAVLGSLDNGQQLHSQLLRLGHDSSLSASNALITMYARCGLVESAYDVFLTMPYVDSVSWNAMIAALAQHGRGVEAIQLYEQMLKEEILPDRITFLTILSACSHAGLVKEGRHYFDTMCTSYGITPGEDHYARLIDLLCRAGMFLEAKSVTESMPFEPGAPIWEALLAGCRIHGNIDLGIQVAEQLFELMPQHDGTYIILSNMYATLGQWDEVARVRKLMKERGVKKEPGCSWIVVENMVHVFLVDDAVHPEVLSVYRYLEQLVIEMRKLGYVPDTKFVLHDMESEHKEYALSTHSEKLAVVYGIMKISPGAPIRVFKNLRICGDCHNAFKFISRVVKREIVVRDRKRFHHFKNGECSCGDYW